The Marinilongibacter aquaticus genome has a window encoding:
- a CDS encoding acyl-CoA thioesterase — MPKPRPVIDSLAIASEMIMPNDTNALGNLMGGNLMRMIDVIGAISAQRHCNRTVVTASLDNLSFKHSVAVGDVVTLEAKVTRAFTTSMEVLVKVFSENIPMGTKNKTNTAFLTFVAVDQSGNPIEVPEAIPDTDEEQELFNAALRRRQLRLILSGRMKPMEATELKALFEDKAHKFNKE; from the coding sequence ATGCCAAAACCAAGACCTGTAATCGACTCTTTGGCCATTGCCTCTGAAATGATTATGCCCAACGACACCAACGCCTTAGGTAACCTGATGGGCGGCAACCTGATGCGTATGATCGATGTCATTGGTGCCATTTCCGCACAAAGGCATTGCAACCGTACTGTGGTCACAGCCTCTCTCGATAACCTTTCGTTCAAACACTCTGTGGCGGTTGGCGATGTGGTTACGCTCGAAGCCAAAGTGACACGGGCCTTCACCACATCCATGGAAGTGCTTGTCAAGGTTTTTTCCGAAAACATACCCATGGGTACAAAAAACAAGACCAACACGGCTTTCTTGACATTCGTGGCCGTGGACCAAAGCGGAAATCCAATTGAGGTTCCTGAAGCCATTCCGGATACTGATGAAGAGCAAGAACTCTTCAATGCTGCCCTGAGACGCCGACAGTTGCGGCTCATTCTCTCTGGCAGAATGAAGCCCATGGAAGCTACCGAATTGAAGGCCTTGTTTGAAGACAAAGCCCATAAATTCAACAAAGAGTAA
- a CDS encoding 6-phosphogluconolactonase — MKITIESSERAFDIAAAWRIIGQIIEKPNSVIGLSTGQTTMNMHAIVSDIFRQYPFDVSRLTLFNVDELTNLPREYEGSCYTMIRRQIADPLGIAEEDFIMPPTLSDDFEAEASLFEARLAERGGVDLQMLGLGANGHIGINQPGTPFESETWVSPMDPDFEARVRRETNVPPELELGGLTRGIKDIMHSRKLILIVKGAHKAEIVEKAVMGPISTDIPASVVQLHPNCEVLLDADAASRIIGKI, encoded by the coding sequence ATGAAAATTACAATTGAAAGCAGCGAAAGGGCATTTGATATTGCTGCGGCTTGGCGAATAATCGGACAAATCATCGAAAAACCGAACTCGGTAATCGGCCTCTCTACTGGCCAGACCACAATGAATATGCACGCGATTGTTTCGGATATTTTTCGCCAATATCCTTTCGATGTGTCGCGTTTGACACTGTTCAATGTCGATGAACTGACCAACCTTCCGCGGGAGTATGAAGGCAGTTGCTATACCATGATCCGCAGGCAAATTGCCGATCCACTTGGAATTGCTGAAGAGGATTTCATTATGCCCCCGACGCTATCGGATGATTTTGAGGCGGAAGCCAGCTTGTTTGAGGCCCGATTAGCAGAAAGAGGTGGAGTGGATTTGCAAATGTTGGGCTTGGGGGCCAATGGGCATATTGGCATCAATCAACCCGGTACACCTTTCGAAAGCGAGACTTGGGTTTCGCCAATGGATCCCGATTTCGAGGCCCGTGTACGCCGTGAAACCAATGTGCCTCCCGAACTTGAATTGGGTGGATTGACACGCGGTATAAAAGACATCATGCACAGCCGTAAACTCATATTGATTGTGAAAGGAGCCCATAAGGCTGAGATTGTAGAAAAGGCGGTTATGGGGCCAATTAGTACGGATATTCCGGCGTCTGTGGTGCAACTTCATCCCAATTGCGAAGTGTTGTTGGATGCCGATGCGGCTTCGCGAATCATTGGGAAAATATAA
- a CDS encoding winged helix-turn-helix domain-containing protein has product MNLENFDKAFENKVRLGIMSVLMVNDAVSFNDLKDLLEVTDGNLASHIKALEKAEYIEVRKEFVDRKPNTSYLATTKGKKAFDIHLAALEAILKRHS; this is encoded by the coding sequence ATGAATCTCGAAAATTTCGATAAGGCATTTGAAAATAAGGTTCGGCTGGGAATTATGTCGGTGCTGATGGTCAATGATGCGGTGAGTTTCAATGACCTGAAAGACTTGTTGGAAGTAACCGACGGCAATTTGGCGAGCCACATCAAGGCACTGGAGAAAGCCGAATACATCGAAGTACGAAAGGAGTTTGTGGATAGGAAACCGAATACGAGTTATTTGGCCACTACGAAAGGAAAAAAGGCCTTTGATATACATTTGGCCGCCCTTGAGGCTATTCTGAAAAGGCACAGTTAA
- a CDS encoding ribosomal maturation YjgA family protein, whose product MSQNSNVFTTRRHYGMAFFTVLLIEIAIALFVRDSFVRPFVGDTLATILVYVGIRAFSCLRFGDALLTALLISYTVEVLQYAHFLEWAGWYENAFLRIVLGSAFSWGDILAYTLGAVLILVFERIYAYEAA is encoded by the coding sequence ATGTCGCAAAATTCAAACGTATTCACCACCCGTAGGCATTATGGAATGGCCTTCTTCACTGTGCTTTTGATCGAAATTGCTATTGCTCTTTTCGTTCGCGATTCTTTCGTTCGTCCTTTTGTGGGCGATACTTTGGCTACAATTTTGGTTTATGTAGGTATTCGGGCTTTTAGCTGCCTTCGTTTTGGTGATGCCCTGCTTACGGCATTGCTTATTTCTTACACCGTTGAAGTGCTGCAATACGCCCATTTTCTAGAATGGGCGGGTTGGTACGAGAATGCCTTTCTGCGTATCGTATTGGGCAGTGCGTTCAGTTGGGGCGATATATTGGCCTACACGCTTGGAGCTGTTTTGATTTTGGTTTTCGAACGAATTTACGCTTATGAAGCGGCCTGA
- a CDS encoding DUF2236 domain-containing protein, with amino-acid sequence MKRPEQKGIVQEVWGDPATVLLIFAAASGEFALHKSVDWLFFTGKLPADPIGRMCTTLAYARQIIFMDEQGRSAAISKMNKIHGNVESKRKKRIPNWAYQDVLFMLIAYSISAYAQIKREMSAEEKEELYAVFLKLGRDMHISNLPVTFEDWEKQRHEHLKSSYVFSLHSTDLYRSYRKRLGRLRYSLLLEMQSLLLPTELRVSLPFVKSSFLSRSVCKKLLFSLLSTPLVFMFLPKQFKSVFSRF; translated from the coding sequence ATGAAGCGGCCTGAACAGAAAGGCATTGTACAGGAGGTCTGGGGAGATCCGGCTACTGTGCTTTTGATTTTCGCCGCAGCTTCAGGGGAGTTTGCTCTTCACAAATCGGTGGATTGGCTGTTTTTCACAGGGAAATTGCCCGCAGATCCGATCGGTAGAATGTGCACGACATTGGCTTATGCACGGCAAATTATCTTTATGGATGAGCAAGGCAGGAGTGCCGCGATTTCCAAAATGAACAAGATTCACGGAAATGTGGAGAGCAAGAGAAAGAAGAGAATTCCCAATTGGGCGTATCAGGATGTACTTTTCATGTTGATTGCCTATTCGATCTCGGCTTATGCTCAAATAAAGCGGGAAATGAGTGCCGAGGAGAAAGAAGAGCTGTATGCGGTATTTCTGAAACTAGGCCGAGATATGCACATAAGTAATTTGCCCGTTACCTTTGAAGATTGGGAAAAGCAAAGGCACGAGCATTTGAAAAGCAGTTATGTGTTTTCTTTGCACAGCACCGATTTGTACCGCTCTTATCGCAAACGATTGGGCCGCTTGCGTTATAGCCTTTTACTCGAAATGCAAAGTCTGCTTTTGCCGACGGAGCTGAGGGTTTCTCTGCCTTTTGTCAAGTCCTCCTTTTTGTCGCGATCGGTGTGTAAAAAGTTGCTGTTTTCTCTATTGTCTACACCTTTGGTTTTTATGTTTTTGCCGAAGCAGTTCAAAAGTGTGTTTTCCAGATTTTAG
- a CDS encoding PTS system mannose/fructose/sorbose family transporter subunit IID, with product MIATYILITLVAVFGHSEDFLGTSLLSRPLVLGPLVGLILGDPVQGIVIGATLELIFMGNIKVGAAIPPDVITGGVLGTAFALLSGKGASVALGLAVPISILAEMILSGLFIFRSGFNARFAHFAEEGDFRKFERLHVFSGLLKPLLMGLLVFLALQLGAETMKTFLDKIPAWVNQGLQVGGNLLPALGFALLMNVMFNNKVAPYFFLGFILSSYLQMPMIAIGGLGIVLALILGDFKGQGGVKNDSNEIEEKPLLSKKDIRAVFLRSFALEANFNFETCQNTGFAFSLIPVLRKIYKKPEQMALALKRHLQFFNTSPYGSTLILGIAAAMEESNAKSQDFNADSINTVKSGLMGPLAGVFDSLFWGTLKVIAAGIGVSLALEGSFVGPVLFVLIYNVPNIFLRYKLATIGYDQGSRFLQRLSGSALMDSLTHGASIVGLMVVGAMPPLLMSVSVPLEIGSNGTEVALQSVLDQIAPGLIPLLLTFLVYYLLKKNVKVAYLLLGLLTLGFVGSMLNVLA from the coding sequence GTGATTGCAACGTACATACTGATTACGCTGGTTGCAGTGTTTGGGCACTCAGAAGATTTTTTGGGTACTTCCTTGCTCAGTCGGCCGCTGGTATTGGGGCCCTTGGTGGGCCTCATACTCGGCGACCCCGTGCAGGGGATTGTAATTGGAGCAACCCTCGAGCTCATTTTTATGGGCAATATAAAAGTGGGGGCGGCCATTCCGCCAGATGTAATTACGGGAGGCGTCTTGGGCACAGCCTTTGCTTTGCTATCGGGCAAAGGGGCGTCTGTGGCTTTGGGCTTGGCCGTTCCGATTTCCATTTTGGCCGAGATGATTTTGAGCGGTCTTTTTATTTTCCGATCGGGTTTCAATGCTCGCTTTGCTCATTTTGCAGAAGAAGGCGATTTTCGAAAATTCGAGCGTCTTCATGTCTTTTCGGGATTGCTAAAGCCGCTGCTGATGGGCCTTTTGGTGTTTTTGGCTTTGCAGTTGGGTGCCGAAACCATGAAAACATTCCTCGATAAAATTCCCGCATGGGTGAATCAAGGGCTGCAGGTCGGTGGCAATCTTCTTCCTGCTTTGGGTTTTGCTCTTTTGATGAATGTGATGTTCAACAACAAAGTGGCTCCATATTTCTTTTTGGGTTTTATTTTGAGCAGTTATTTGCAAATGCCGATGATTGCCATCGGAGGCTTGGGTATTGTTTTGGCCCTGATCTTGGGCGATTTCAAAGGGCAGGGTGGAGTGAAAAACGATTCCAATGAAATAGAAGAAAAGCCGCTGTTGTCGAAAAAGGATATTCGGGCAGTTTTTCTGAGGTCCTTTGCTCTTGAGGCCAATTTCAATTTCGAAACCTGCCAGAATACCGGATTTGCCTTTTCCTTGATTCCAGTTTTGCGTAAAATTTACAAAAAGCCCGAGCAAATGGCTTTGGCCTTGAAACGCCATCTCCAGTTTTTCAATACCAGTCCTTACGGTTCAACGCTCATTTTGGGAATTGCCGCAGCCATGGAAGAAAGCAATGCCAAGTCTCAAGATTTCAATGCCGATTCGATCAACACGGTAAAATCGGGTTTAATGGGCCCTCTGGCGGGAGTTTTCGATTCGCTTTTTTGGGGTACTCTGAAAGTGATCGCCGCAGGTATTGGTGTTTCTTTGGCTCTTGAAGGCAGTTTTGTTGGGCCTGTTTTGTTTGTGCTCATATACAATGTGCCCAATATTTTTCTGAGGTATAAATTGGCCACGATAGGATACGATCAGGGCAGTCGATTTTTGCAGCGTTTGTCCGGAAGTGCGTTGATGGACAGCCTCACGCATGGAGCCTCGATTGTGGGTCTGATGGTGGTGGGGGCTATGCCGCCATTGCTGATGTCGGTGTCTGTGCCTCTGGAAATCGGTTCGAATGGCACAGAGGTGGCTTTGCAAAGTGTGTTGGATCAGATCGCTCCGGGATTGATCCCACTACTCTTGACTTTTCTCGTGTATTATTTGCTCAAAAAGAATGTGAAAGTGGCGTATCTGCTGCTCGGTCTTTTGACTCTCGGTTTTGTTGGAAGTATGCTTAATGTGTTGGCCTAA
- a CDS encoding diacylglycerol kinase family protein, which produces MLKSFTYARQGFVKLLRSENNFQFHFLAAILVTVAGLYFRLTALEWLAVFTAIALVFSAEAFNTAIEKLADRISTEREEALADIKDVAAAGVLIVAILALVIGLSIFGPKVFQLIMNKS; this is translated from the coding sequence ATGCTTAAGAGCTTCACATATGCCCGACAGGGTTTTGTGAAATTGCTTCGAAGCGAAAACAATTTTCAGTTTCATTTTTTGGCGGCAATCTTGGTGACTGTGGCCGGGCTGTATTTCCGTTTGACTGCCTTGGAGTGGTTGGCTGTTTTTACCGCGATTGCCTTGGTGTTTTCGGCGGAGGCTTTCAATACTGCCATAGAAAAACTGGCCGACCGCATCAGTACCGAGCGTGAAGAAGCCTTGGCAGACATTAAAGATGTGGCTGCTGCTGGGGTTTTGATCGTGGCCATTTTGGCCTTGGTTATAGGCTTGTCGATATTTGGTCCCAAAGTTTTTCAATTGATAATGAATAAATCATGA
- a CDS encoding glycoside hydrolase family 9 protein, translating to MKNISCFLFLLILACVSIQVDAQDRAFEEQLAASRNLKEIMKPDSSSMGFTRWAKKKVELSRALPLEEDFEALRLKGPGVLKAVKDVSVSGEGSSLLLDAPSALGKKNPTNRSYAFAEVVRPLDKENLEGYNRISAWVKLDAPGFYSAFVGVTVYNSGENPMPTPGRFEGQHYLTIYPDKWQRIIWEIPDIYRDRVEGISISIMAGGSPMGASDRLKLYIDELKIEKVDAENTRGFKLRKDAMAYSHIGYGITARKQALVQDIVEKRFALLDMDGEEVYTAAPQSAEKGFSLLDFSDFKKEGRYRLKVGDLQSEPFPIGAEGYLSTAWRTLNFFFAERCGFDQAGIHQVCHRDVFCVHPDGRRIPVNGGWHDAADLTQGIGNTARGIVAMLELADAVREKSPDLHARILEEARWGINWVLQTRFGDGYRQGGVIVGIWTDNILGTKDDIQSTASNNPFDNFISAIATAKAVPYFLSVDPVFALKCKNAALADFAFARDLMGTVVNEKNEAELYALATVAAAKLFKLTKEEQYLNWASDFADVLSACQELERRANWKLPLHGFFYESREKKRPLAFFHKSNEEWLMKGFTTLLALAPEHPKAGKWEKACLAYADYIRETATQIAPYGILPSAIYELGNADFGGIYHEGEQVGMPSMQEYNAEVKNGIHLGGDFYLRRFPVAYQFRGFHAVLMGKAKATFVLANLLKDKELKAIAMRQFEYIVGYNPFAMSTIYGVGYDYPPLYGAYVGDAVGAVPVGIETFENEDAPYMPMQVNATYKEVWVQTTAMAMGILAEMLSD from the coding sequence ATGAAAAACATAAGCTGCTTTTTATTTCTGCTCATTCTCGCCTGCGTGTCTATTCAGGTTGATGCCCAAGATCGGGCTTTTGAAGAACAGTTGGCCGCAAGCCGAAACTTGAAAGAAATCATGAAACCCGATTCGTCGAGTATGGGTTTTACCCGCTGGGCAAAAAAGAAAGTGGAGCTTTCGAGAGCGTTGCCTTTGGAAGAGGATTTCGAGGCCTTGCGTCTGAAAGGACCAGGGGTGTTGAAAGCTGTAAAGGATGTCTCGGTCTCTGGCGAAGGAAGTAGTTTGTTGTTGGATGCTCCCAGTGCATTGGGCAAGAAAAACCCGACCAACCGCAGCTATGCTTTTGCAGAGGTGGTACGTCCATTGGACAAAGAAAATTTGGAGGGCTATAATCGCATTTCGGCTTGGGTAAAGCTTGACGCACCGGGCTTTTATTCTGCTTTTGTGGGCGTAACGGTTTACAATTCTGGAGAAAATCCCATGCCCACACCCGGGCGTTTCGAAGGGCAGCATTACCTCACCATATATCCGGATAAGTGGCAGCGGATTATTTGGGAAATACCCGATATCTATCGCGATCGGGTTGAAGGAATTTCTATCAGTATTATGGCGGGAGGTTCGCCTATGGGGGCTAGCGATCGTTTGAAATTGTACATCGATGAGCTGAAAATTGAAAAAGTGGATGCTGAAAACACCCGTGGTTTTAAGCTCCGAAAGGATGCCATGGCCTACAGTCATATTGGGTATGGGATTACTGCTCGGAAACAAGCTTTGGTGCAGGATATTGTGGAAAAACGCTTTGCTTTGCTCGATATGGACGGTGAGGAGGTCTATACGGCAGCCCCGCAATCTGCCGAAAAAGGATTTTCACTATTGGATTTCAGTGATTTCAAAAAAGAAGGTAGATACCGTTTGAAAGTGGGCGATTTGCAGTCGGAACCATTCCCAATTGGTGCAGAAGGTTACCTTTCCACCGCATGGCGAACCCTGAATTTTTTCTTTGCCGAACGTTGCGGTTTCGATCAAGCGGGTATTCATCAAGTCTGTCATCGCGATGTGTTTTGTGTGCATCCAGATGGCCGTCGGATTCCAGTGAACGGAGGTTGGCACGATGCCGCTGATTTGACCCAAGGTATTGGCAATACGGCAAGGGGCATTGTGGCCATGTTGGAATTGGCCGATGCCGTACGCGAGAAAAGTCCTGATTTGCACGCACGTATCTTGGAAGAAGCCCGCTGGGGAATCAACTGGGTTTTGCAGACGCGTTTTGGCGATGGCTACAGACAAGGTGGCGTAATTGTGGGCATATGGACAGACAATATTTTGGGCACGAAAGACGATATACAATCCACGGCTTCCAATAACCCTTTCGATAATTTCATTTCGGCCATTGCCACCGCAAAGGCAGTGCCCTATTTTTTGTCTGTCGATCCCGTTTTTGCCCTAAAATGTAAGAATGCAGCCCTTGCCGATTTTGCCTTTGCACGGGATTTGATGGGCACAGTGGTGAATGAAAAGAATGAAGCCGAGCTTTATGCTTTGGCCACTGTGGCCGCGGCCAAGCTTTTCAAATTGACCAAAGAGGAACAGTACCTGAATTGGGCAAGCGATTTCGCAGATGTACTCAGTGCCTGCCAGGAATTGGAGCGGCGAGCGAATTGGAAATTGCCTTTGCATGGATTTTTCTATGAATCGCGGGAGAAAAAGCGGCCGTTGGCTTTCTTTCACAAAAGCAACGAAGAGTGGCTGATGAAAGGCTTCACCACTTTGTTGGCCTTGGCTCCAGAACATCCGAAAGCGGGGAAATGGGAAAAGGCTTGCCTGGCTTATGCCGATTATATTCGTGAAACCGCCACACAAATAGCACCTTACGGTATTTTGCCTTCAGCAATTTATGAATTGGGCAATGCCGATTTTGGAGGGATTTATCATGAAGGCGAGCAGGTGGGCATGCCTTCTATGCAAGAATACAATGCCGAAGTGAAAAATGGAATTCATTTGGGCGGTGATTTCTATTTGAGACGCTTTCCTGTTGCTTATCAGTTTCGGGGTTTTCATGCGGTCTTGATGGGAAAAGCGAAAGCTACTTTTGTTTTGGCCAATCTGCTGAAAGATAAAGAGCTGAAGGCCATTGCGATGCGTCAATTTGAATATATTGTAGGTTATAACCCTTTCGCAATGAGCACGATATACGGCGTCGGGTATGATTATCCGCCGCTTTATGGAGCCTATGTAGGTGATGCTGTTGGGGCCGTACCGGTAGGGATAGAAACGTTTGAAAATGAAGACGCACCTTATATGCCGATGCAAGTGAATGCGACATACAAGGAGGTCTGGGTGCAAACTACGGCAATGGCCATGGGTATTTTGGCCGAAATGTTGTCGGATTAA
- a CDS encoding ThuA domain-containing protein has product MKTTKKSFRFGIIGLLFLLAFAQPAAAQFPRFKVLAFYSTTVEEAHVQFAKDAIKFFDDLTIGNGFVFESTANMADLNSEKIKQYDLIMMLNDFPHSAPQRAAFRDYMENGGGWLGFHVAAYNDKTTHWPWFVDFLGGAVFYTNNWPPMPAKLIVEGHDHEVTKGLPDTYIAPINEWYQWKPSPRENEDVRVLVSLSPDNYPFGLKDIIRKGDCPVVWTNTNYRMIYLNMGHAGHIFTDATQNKLIIDAFRWVVSQDEKGNPFEK; this is encoded by the coding sequence ATGAAAACAACAAAAAAGAGCTTTCGATTTGGCATTATTGGCCTCTTGTTTCTTCTGGCTTTTGCACAGCCTGCCGCGGCACAATTTCCCCGTTTCAAAGTGTTGGCTTTTTATTCCACAACAGTGGAGGAGGCCCATGTGCAATTTGCCAAAGACGCGATCAAGTTTTTCGACGATTTGACGATCGGCAATGGCTTTGTGTTTGAATCGACTGCAAACATGGCCGATTTGAATTCCGAGAAAATAAAACAATATGATTTGATCATGATGTTGAACGATTTTCCGCACAGTGCCCCACAGCGGGCCGCTTTTCGCGATTATATGGAAAATGGTGGAGGTTGGCTGGGCTTTCATGTCGCGGCCTACAACGACAAGACAACCCATTGGCCTTGGTTTGTGGATTTTCTGGGTGGGGCTGTCTTTTACACAAACAATTGGCCGCCGATGCCCGCAAAATTGATTGTGGAAGGGCACGACCATGAAGTGACAAAGGGGCTGCCCGATACCTATATTGCTCCGATAAACGAATGGTACCAATGGAAACCGAGTCCTCGCGAAAATGAAGATGTGCGTGTCTTGGTTTCTCTATCCCCCGACAATTACCCTTTCGGCTTGAAAGATATTATTCGCAAAGGCGATTGTCCTGTGGTGTGGACAAACACCAATTACCGCATGATTTACCTGAATATGGGTCATGCTGGCCATATTTTTACCGACGCCACGCAAAATAAATTGATTATCGATGCCTTTCGATGGGTGGTGTCGCAAGATGAAAAAGGGAACCCTTTCGAGAAATAG
- a CDS encoding HPr family phosphocarrier protein: protein MIAKEYTLTEPNGMHARPAAALIKIARKYTSLICIAKDNRPVKLNSMLNLMTLGAKQGDILHVTIEGEDEEQASQEIETFFKTTFSTH from the coding sequence ATGATCGCGAAAGAATATACCCTTACAGAGCCCAATGGCATGCACGCCCGTCCGGCGGCGGCTCTCATAAAAATTGCCAGAAAATACACGTCGCTGATTTGCATCGCAAAAGACAATCGACCTGTAAAGCTCAACAGTATGCTCAACCTGATGACTCTTGGAGCAAAACAGGGAGATATACTGCATGTGACCATTGAAGGGGAAGACGAAGAGCAGGCTTCTCAAGAGATCGAAACTTTTTTTAAAACAACATTTTCAACACATTAG
- a CDS encoding DUF1361 domain-containing protein, with protein MKKTFLPQGLFVLLLFFPLLLGARILGSRSLEGVFLIWNLFLAVVPLLFAWLTNFFVQGGYNRILAFISFGCWLLFFPNSGYIITDLMHLNGGLTRNLIWFDSLLIFYTALAGLVFGLYSLHVVHEAMEKCMPQKWVWAALIVIFVLCGYGIYLGRFMRFNSWDLLADPLVLMKEALLALTERKAQYVTVFFASTQFVLYLSLWLFKKQRNADIQNA; from the coding sequence ATGAAGAAAACCTTCTTACCTCAGGGGCTATTCGTTCTTTTGCTGTTTTTTCCGCTTCTGCTCGGAGCCCGAATTCTAGGGTCCAGAAGTCTGGAAGGAGTTTTTTTGATTTGGAATCTTTTCTTGGCTGTGGTGCCTTTGCTTTTTGCTTGGCTTACGAATTTCTTTGTTCAAGGGGGTTACAATCGCATTTTGGCATTTATTTCCTTTGGCTGTTGGTTACTGTTTTTTCCGAATTCGGGCTACATCATCACCGATTTGATGCATTTGAATGGAGGTCTTACCCGAAATCTAATTTGGTTTGATTCACTGCTGATTTTCTATACCGCATTGGCGGGGCTCGTTTTTGGGCTTTATTCTTTGCATGTGGTTCACGAAGCGATGGAAAAATGTATGCCTCAAAAATGGGTTTGGGCAGCTTTGATCGTCATTTTTGTACTTTGCGGCTACGGCATTTACCTTGGGCGGTTTATGCGGTTCAATTCTTGGGATTTGCTGGCCGATCCGCTCGTTTTGATGAAAGAGGCGTTGCTTGCTTTGACCGAAAGAAAGGCTCAATACGTTACGGTGTTTTTTGCATCTACCCAATTTGTGTTGTATTTGTCGCTTTGGTTGTTTAAAAAACAGAGGAATGCAGATATTCAAAATGCTTAA
- the ptsP gene encoding phosphoenolpyruvate--protein phosphotransferase encodes MEEENKMEVLKIQGVPASLGIGIGKAVWLRRENFVQSEQFLASETERRFEVDKFRNSLKEALKELEGELEHPKRKLNEEERAILDTQIEFLLDPQLEEEVLTEIEKQGKTAMDAVIECVQKYVNVFRQMDDAYMNERASDIQDVGSRILNHVASQKRDVLHLDAEAIVLADEIYPSDALAMDLQNVKGFATQVGGLTSHTAILAKSKGIPAVLGCSHELMQVKEGQCLILDGEQGLIYVNPNEELLRVFRAKLEEAEEIAKRLAATSAKSAQMKDGTRINVLVNASNLDDLQRGMKYAADGVGLFRTELAFSGKEGLPSEEEQFQLYKALAQEAKGLPITIRTFDIGGDKPLGISDLEKEENPFLGFRGIRIGLARPELLETQLRAILRASAFGKFKIMFPMISQVEELRKAKMLFGQVKSALTLAQMPFDEHIALGIMIEVPAAAISSDVFAKEVDFFSIGTNDLCQYTMAVDRGNEQVRALYDPYNPSVLRLIRYTIEQANLAGIKTSLCGELASELLAVPLLLGLGLRQFSANATSIPALKAAIGRFSAEEAQIIGQKVLDMDSSELIKEFLQSLK; translated from the coding sequence ATGGAAGAAGAGAATAAAATGGAGGTACTGAAAATTCAAGGGGTGCCGGCTTCTTTGGGCATCGGTATCGGGAAAGCTGTTTGGCTTAGAAGGGAGAATTTTGTGCAAAGCGAACAGTTTTTGGCTTCGGAAACAGAAAGACGTTTCGAGGTGGATAAGTTTCGCAATTCACTGAAAGAAGCGTTGAAAGAGCTCGAGGGCGAATTGGAGCATCCCAAACGAAAATTGAACGAGGAGGAGCGGGCCATTTTGGATACGCAAATCGAATTTTTATTGGATCCTCAATTGGAAGAAGAGGTGCTCACGGAGATTGAAAAACAAGGCAAAACCGCTATGGATGCGGTGATTGAATGTGTGCAGAAATACGTGAATGTATTTCGTCAGATGGACGATGCGTATATGAACGAACGTGCGTCCGATATTCAAGACGTGGGCAGCCGAATATTGAATCATGTAGCCTCGCAGAAAAGAGATGTATTGCATTTGGATGCTGAAGCGATCGTTCTCGCCGATGAGATATATCCTTCGGATGCTTTGGCGATGGATTTGCAAAATGTCAAAGGCTTTGCTACGCAAGTGGGCGGTTTGACTTCCCATACGGCCATTTTGGCCAAATCGAAAGGTATTCCTGCTGTTTTGGGTTGTTCGCACGAATTGATGCAGGTAAAAGAAGGTCAATGCCTGATTTTGGATGGAGAACAGGGTTTAATCTATGTAAACCCGAATGAAGAGCTGCTTCGTGTGTTCCGGGCAAAGTTGGAGGAGGCCGAAGAAATAGCGAAACGTTTGGCGGCTACAAGTGCAAAATCTGCTCAAATGAAAGACGGAACACGCATAAACGTGCTTGTAAACGCCTCGAATTTAGACGATTTGCAAAGAGGCATGAAATACGCCGCAGATGGAGTTGGGCTTTTTCGCACAGAATTGGCCTTTTCAGGAAAAGAGGGATTGCCTTCAGAAGAGGAGCAGTTTCAATTGTACAAAGCATTGGCACAAGAAGCGAAAGGTTTGCCGATAACCATCCGTACTTTCGATATCGGGGGAGACAAGCCTTTGGGTATTTCGGATTTGGAAAAGGAAGAGAATCCTTTTTTGGGTTTTCGTGGCATACGGATCGGCTTGGCGAGGCCCGAACTTCTTGAAACCCAATTGAGGGCAATTTTAAGAGCAAGTGCCTTTGGGAAGTTCAAGATCATGTTTCCCATGATTAGCCAAGTGGAAGAATTAAGGAAGGCCAAGATGCTTTTCGGACAGGTGAAATCTGCTTTGACATTGGCTCAAATGCCATTCGATGAACACATAGCATTGGGAATAATGATTGAGGTGCCTGCGGCGGCAATTTCTTCAGATGTTTTTGCCAAAGAGGTTGATTTCTTCAGTATCGGCACCAACGATCTTTGTCAGTACACCATGGCCGTAGACAGGGGAAACGAACAAGTACGTGCTTTGTACGACCCTTACAATCCATCGGTATTGCGGCTAATCCGCTACACCATAGAACAGGCCAATTTGGCGGGCATAAAAACGAGTCTTTGTGGAGAGTTGGCTTCTGAGCTATTGGCCGTTCCGCTTTTGTTGGGTTTGGGCCTGCGTCAATTTTCGGCGAATGCCACCAGTATTCCGGCTTTGAAGGCGGCGATAGGCCGTTTCAGTGCCGAAGAAGCTCAAATTATTGGGCAGAAAGTGTTGGACATGGACAGCTCCGAACTGATCAAAGAATTTTTACAATCTCTCAAATGA